Below is a genomic region from Luteolibacter flavescens.
CGCCGTGCTGTGCTTCAAGACGGGGAATGCCACCATCCTGCGCGGCGGCTCCGAGGCCATCCATAGCAACCGCGCCATCGCCGAGGCGCTGCAGGCGGGCGGGGAGAAGGCGGGGCTGCCCGCGCACTCCATCCAGCTCATTCCCTTCACCGACCGCTCCAGCGTGAGCGCGCTGTGCCAGATGGACAAGTGGCTCGACCTGATCATCCCGCGCGGCGGGAAGGGGCTCATCGAGACCGTGGTCTCGCAGGCGCGCATGCCGGTCATCAAGCACTACGACGGCATCTGCCACCTCTACGTGGACCAGGCCGCGGACCTGGACATGGCGGTGAAGCTGACCGTGAACTCGAAGGCGCAGAAGACCGGCGTGTGCAATGCGCTGGAGACCCTGCTGGTCCACTGCGCCGTCGCGCCGGGGCACCTGCCCGCCATCGCCGCCGAGCTGGTGGAAAAGGGCGTGGAGATCCGCGGCTGCGAGCGCACCCGCGGGATCATCGCCGCCATCCCCGCGACGGAGGAGGACTGGGGCACCGAGTACCTCGACCTGATCCTTTCCGTGAAGATCGTCGATTCGCTGGAGGAAGCGGTGGCGCACATCAATGCCCACGGCTCGCACCACACCGAGACCATCGTGACGGAGGATGACGCCGCGGCGACGGCCTTCCTCTCCGGCTGCGACTCGGCATGTGTCTTTCACAATGTCTCGACCCGCCTGGCGGATGGCGAGGAATTCGGCTTTGGCGCGGAGATCGGCATCTCCACCGACAAGCTCCACGCCCGCGGCCCGATGGGCCTGCGCGAGCTGACGAGCTACCAGTACCGCGTGCGGGGGAACGGGCAGCGGAAGCTGTGATGAGGAGCGTGGACGTTCCGTCCATGCCGTGTCGACGAGAGGTCGATACGGCTAAGCCGGCTGAAGCCAGCGCTCCCGGCTGCGCCGAGCTGGGGAGCCCGCTGGGAGCGCCGGTCAATAGACCGGCCCGAGGCAGCCACCCTCGCCGCCCGCCATACCAACAACGTCGGCATCGCCCTCACTGGGAACGCGGAATTCATTCCGCCCGAAGCGATCCCCGCGGCTGACGGAGAGCGGGTGCCATCGTGGTCCGCATCGCTCCGCGTGCGGCCGAAGCAGTGATGGCGGCTGGTTTTGATCTGTGGGTCTGGGAGGGGGCGTGGGGGGAAAGCGGGCCGCTCGGGTGGCCTCCCGGACCGGCGGGCCGCACGCGGAGCGACGCGGACCACGATGGCCTGGGGTGATGGCGGGCCATGTGGTATGACTTCGGGAAGCGCCTCCTTTGAACGCTGCTTTCAACCTGGGTTCGCAGGGCTTTCCAAGCGGGCCGGTGGCCGCGCGCTCCCATGGGGTCGTCGTGGTGGAAGGTGGCTTTTGTAGATGGTTCGCACGACCGTCCAAGCCGGCTGAAGCCAGCGCTCCCGGCTGCACCGAGCTGGGAGTCGCTGGGAGCGCCGGTCAATAGACCGGCCCGGAGCCACCCTCGCCGCCCGCCATACCAACAACGTCGGCATCGCCCCCACTGGGAACGCGGAATTCATTCCGCCCGAAGTGATCCCCATGGCTGACGGAGAGCGGGTGCCATCGTGGTCCGCATCGCTCCGCGTGCGGCGAAGCAGTGATGGCGGCGGGTTTTGATCTGCGGGTATGGGAGGGACCTTGAATGAAAGCGGGCTGCTCGGGTGGCTTCCCGGACTGGCGGGCCGCACGCGGAGCGATGCGGACCACGATGGCTTGGGGTGATGGCGGGCCATGTGGCATGGCTTCGGGAAGCGCCTCTTTTGAAAGCTGCTTTTACCCTGGGTTCGCAGGGCCGTCCAAGCGGGCCGGTGGCCGTGTATAGACCGGGGACATAGGTAGCAGGTGTTCGGGGACATGGGTTACACCTTCAAGGAGGAGGAAACCATGCCTTG
It encodes:
- a CDS encoding glutamate-5-semialdehyde dehydrogenase; this translates as MTDAEVFTAVETLARDARAASYKLSQLTTEQKNDILRAMAAELRARTGEIVAANALDLEAGEAKGLAKPMLERLKLDAAKVEAIAHGIDQVVALPDPVGEVMDKWTRPNGMHLQQVRVPIGTIGIIYESRPNVTSDAAVLCFKTGNATILRGGSEAIHSNRAIAEALQAGGEKAGLPAHSIQLIPFTDRSSVSALCQMDKWLDLIIPRGGKGLIETVVSQARMPVIKHYDGICHLYVDQAADLDMAVKLTVNSKAQKTGVCNALETLLVHCAVAPGHLPAIAAELVEKGVEIRGCERTRGIIAAIPATEEDWGTEYLDLILSVKIVDSLEEAVAHINAHGSHHTETIVTEDDAAATAFLSGCDSACVFHNVSTRLADGEEFGFGAEIGISTDKLHARGPMGLRELTSYQYRVRGNGQRKL